From Lates calcarifer isolate ASB-BC8 unplaced genomic scaffold, TLL_Latcal_v3 _unitig_968_quiver_1081, whole genome shotgun sequence, a single genomic window includes:
- the LOC108880647 gene encoding acid-sensing ion channel 2-like isoform X2, with the protein MMDLKESCGSQGSQESSSLHPTSWQAFAHTSTLHGLRYVFPYGQPSVRRLLWAAALLACLGLLALESAERLAYFLSYPHVTSVDAVVSSSLVFPAVTICNLNAYRFSRLTRNDLYHAGELMALLDVHLKIPQAHLAEPDVLASLQEKANFTKYKPTPFSMKEFIERVGHDLREMMLYCRYQGQECSPSDFKTVRLLSSWKRS; encoded by the coding sequence ATGATGGATCTGAAGGAGAGCTGTGGCAGTCAGGGGAGCCAGGAGAGCTCCAGCCTGCACCCTACCTCCTGGCAGGCCTTTGCTCACACCAGCACGCTGCACGGCCTGCGCTACGTCTTCCCTTATGGTCAGCCCAGCGTGCGCCGCTTACTCTGGGCTGCGGCTCTGCTGGCCTGCCTGGGACTGTTAGCCCTGGAGAGCGCTGAACGCCTGGCCTATTTCCTCTCCTACCCTCACGTGACCAGCGTGGATGCCGTGGTGTCGAGCAGCCTGGTCTTCCCTGCTGTGACCATTTGTAACCTCAACGCGTACCGCTTCAGCCGCCTCACGCGCAACGATCTGTACCACGCTGGAGAGCTAATGGCACTGCTGGATGTGCACCTGAAAATCCCCCAAGCGCACCTGGCTGAGCCCGACGTGTTGGCTTCCCTGCAGGAAAAAGCCAACTTCACCAAATACAAGCCCACGCCGTTCAGCATGAAGGAGTTCATCGAGAGGGTCGGCCACGACCTGAGAGAGATGATGCTCTACTGCCGCTACCAAGGCCAGGAGTGCAGCCCCAGCGACTTCAAAACC
- the LOC108880647 gene encoding acid-sensing ion channel 2-like isoform X1, with product MMDLKESCGSQGSQESSSLHPTSWQAFAHTSTLHGLRYVFPYGQPSVRRLLWAAALLACLGLLALESAERLAYFLSYPHVTSVDAVVSSSLVFPAVTICNLNAYRFSRLTRNDLYHAGELMALLDVHLKIPQAHLAEPDVLASLQEKANFTKYKPTPFSMKEFIERVGHDLREMMLYCRYQGQECSPSDFKTVSPLMPSFKCQLCSGISWGQSIFAALQPLKDCGTEVFWLRVLSLASFQRCFYFFSLASKMT from the coding sequence ATGATGGATCTGAAGGAGAGCTGTGGCAGTCAGGGGAGCCAGGAGAGCTCCAGCCTGCACCCTACCTCCTGGCAGGCCTTTGCTCACACCAGCACGCTGCACGGCCTGCGCTACGTCTTCCCTTATGGTCAGCCCAGCGTGCGCCGCTTACTCTGGGCTGCGGCTCTGCTGGCCTGCCTGGGACTGTTAGCCCTGGAGAGCGCTGAACGCCTGGCCTATTTCCTCTCCTACCCTCACGTGACCAGCGTGGATGCCGTGGTGTCGAGCAGCCTGGTCTTCCCTGCTGTGACCATTTGTAACCTCAACGCGTACCGCTTCAGCCGCCTCACGCGCAACGATCTGTACCACGCTGGAGAGCTAATGGCACTGCTGGATGTGCACCTGAAAATCCCCCAAGCGCACCTGGCTGAGCCCGACGTGTTGGCTTCCCTGCAGGAAAAAGCCAACTTCACCAAATACAAGCCCACGCCGTTCAGCATGAAGGAGTTCATCGAGAGGGTCGGCCACGACCTGAGAGAGATGATGCTCTACTGCCGCTACCAAGGCCAGGAGTGCAGCCCCAGCGACTTCAAAACCGTGAGTCCACTGATGCCTTCTTTTAAATGTCAGCTCTGTTCTGGGATCAGTTGGGGTCAGAGCATCTTTGCTGCCCTGCAGCCCTTAAAGGACTGTGGTACTGAGGTGTTTTGGTTGCGTGTTCTGAGTCTTGCAAGTTTCcagagatgtttttattttttttctttggccaGTAAAATGACTTGA